One window from the genome of Candidatus Chlorohelix allophototropha encodes:
- a CDS encoding beta-mannosidase: MKEFLTLSAGWQFKQRDQSMQLEEDFNLLEGWNPTSVPGCIHTDLLGADLIPDPFYGMNEQEVQWVGESDWLYRYFFTIPDEFEKRPALDLCFDGLDTFATIWLNGKEILTTANMFVPYRVPIRGIAKVGHNELRILFESALRRGKELEQQYGKRAAWNTDTSRVYVRKAQYHYGWDWGPTLITAGIWREVRLEAYNARIDNIFCPAEVSEDLKSATVPVSVEIVNASSLPLSLNLILFDHYGIAISEATIPISDSKINQIFEISDPLLWEPSGRLGAQPQYRVEARLLYGEKELDNKACKFGIRRLRLLQNPLEGEEGSSFTFEVNNMPVFCRGANWIPADSFTTRVTRENYESWLQLAVTANMNMLRIWGGGIYEEEAFYDLCDELGIMVWQDFMFACGIYPAHPEFLKSVKVEAEATLRRLRNHPCLVLWNGNNEDYSIAQSLGVYDVNFEGDFTATAFPAREIYERLLPESCARLDPTRPYRPGSPYGGADADDPTQGDRHTWEIWHKQMAKYQDYRKFEGRFVSEFGMQGSPTLETLVSFLPPGELHHQSRTYEFHNKAPDGYRRLAVYLSDNLPTPANLEEYIYATQFIQAEALKYAVMDWKRRWQGKGKEYVSGVLVWQLNDCYPAISWAIADYLGKPKAAFYTLKRAFNHLAIGLDWASKNKATYWATNTDSRERNLTLELKVISLEGKELVSNRSEVTIPANCATELDELEFEAVEPLVIVAALLDNGEIVRCASLWQEPFKYLALPDPRLKITRLEGEVLLLEVKKPVKGLWLSADVEVQWSDNFLDLMPDDPQVIVASGLGEGTITACCLAKGGYIIKKFTA, encoded by the coding sequence ATGAAAGAATTTCTAACTTTATCGGCAGGTTGGCAATTCAAGCAAAGAGACCAGTCAATGCAATTGGAAGAAGATTTCAACCTGTTGGAAGGCTGGAACCCTACCAGCGTACCGGGTTGCATCCACACCGATTTGTTAGGCGCTGACCTTATCCCCGACCCTTTTTATGGCATGAATGAACAAGAAGTACAATGGGTAGGGGAAAGCGATTGGCTGTACCGCTATTTCTTTACCATCCCGGATGAATTTGAAAAGCGACCTGCGCTGGATTTGTGCTTTGATGGATTGGATACTTTCGCCACCATCTGGCTAAATGGGAAAGAAATTTTAACCACAGCCAATATGTTTGTTCCCTATCGAGTTCCAATTCGGGGCATTGCTAAGGTAGGTCACAACGAGTTGCGTATCCTATTTGAATCGGCGTTGCGACGCGGCAAGGAATTGGAGCAGCAGTATGGAAAACGCGCTGCCTGGAATACCGATACCTCGCGTGTGTATGTGCGTAAGGCACAGTATCATTACGGCTGGGATTGGGGACCAACTCTTATAACTGCCGGAATATGGCGCGAAGTGCGTTTGGAAGCCTACAACGCCCGTATTGACAACATTTTTTGCCCTGCCGAAGTCAGCGAGGATTTGAAAAGCGCCACCGTTCCGGTAAGTGTAGAAATAGTTAATGCTTCCTCTTTGCCACTCTCCCTCAATTTAATATTATTTGACCATTACGGCATAGCTATTTCAGAAGCAACTATCCCTATTAGCGATTCTAAAATAAACCAGATTTTTGAAATTAGTGACCCACTCTTATGGGAGCCTTCCGGCAGATTAGGGGCGCAACCGCAATACCGGGTAGAAGCCCGCCTGCTATATGGTGAGAAAGAGCTTGATAATAAAGCATGTAAATTCGGAATAAGGAGATTGCGATTGCTCCAAAACCCGCTGGAAGGGGAGGAGGGCAGTAGCTTTACCTTTGAGGTAAACAATATGCCGGTATTCTGTCGTGGCGCGAACTGGATTCCGGCAGATTCTTTTACAACCCGCGTAACCCGTGAAAATTATGAAAGCTGGCTACAATTGGCAGTAACTGCCAACATGAATATGCTGCGTATCTGGGGTGGCGGCATTTATGAAGAAGAGGCTTTTTACGATTTGTGCGATGAATTGGGCATCATGGTCTGGCAAGATTTCATGTTTGCTTGCGGTATTTATCCGGCACATCCCGAATTTCTCAAAAGCGTGAAAGTCGAAGCCGAGGCAACGCTGCGTCGCTTGCGAAATCATCCTTGCCTTGTACTGTGGAACGGCAATAACGAGGATTATTCTATTGCCCAATCGCTGGGAGTTTACGATGTTAATTTCGAGGGTGATTTCACTGCCACAGCTTTCCCGGCGCGTGAAATCTACGAGCGTTTATTGCCGGAAAGTTGCGCCCGGTTAGACCCTACCCGCCCTTATCGACCCGGTAGCCCATACGGTGGTGCAGACGCGGACGACCCTACTCAGGGAGATCGCCACACGTGGGAAATTTGGCATAAACAAATGGCTAAATATCAGGATTACCGGAAATTCGAGGGGCGTTTCGTTTCAGAGTTTGGCATGCAGGGCAGTCCTACCTTAGAGACTCTAGTAAGTTTTTTGCCACCCGGTGAGTTGCACCACCAAAGCCGCACTTACGAATTTCACAACAAAGCCCCTGATGGTTATAGACGATTGGCAGTGTATCTTAGTGATAATTTGCCTACACCCGCTAATCTAGAAGAATACATCTATGCCACTCAATTTATCCAAGCTGAGGCGCTCAAATATGCGGTTATGGATTGGAAACGACGCTGGCAAGGCAAGGGCAAAGAATATGTCTCCGGTGTGCTGGTGTGGCAATTAAACGATTGTTACCCTGCCATAAGTTGGGCAATAGCCGATTATCTGGGTAAACCCAAAGCGGCTTTCTACACTCTAAAACGCGCTTTTAACCATCTAGCTATCGGGTTGGATTGGGCAAGCAAGAATAAAGCCACTTATTGGGCTACAAATACCGACTCACGCGAGCGCAACCTCACGCTAGAGCTAAAGGTCATTTCTCTGGAAGGAAAAGAGTTAGTAAGCAACCGGAGTGAGGTAACAATACCTGCCAACTGCGCTACTGAGCTTGATGAACTGGAATTCGAAGCGGTTGAGCCACTGGTAATAGTAGCCGCTTTGCTCGACAACGGCGAAATTGTGCGTTGCGCCTCGCTCTGGCAAGAACCTTTCAAATACCTTGCTCTCCCAGACCCGCGGTTGAAAATAACCCGTTTGGAGGGCGAGGTCTTGTTACTGGAAGTAAAGAAGCCAGTAAAGGGCTTGTGGTTGAGCGCGGATGTTGAAGTGCAATGGAGCGACAATTTCCTCGACCTGATGCCCGATGATCCGCAAGTAATAGTTGCAAGCGGATTAGGCGAAGGGACAATTACAGCCTGTTGCCTTGCAAAAGGTGGCTATATTATTAAAAAATTTACAGCTTAA
- a CDS encoding alpha/beta hydrolase: MKLEIISQIPENPKSPPLLFIHGAMHGAWCWSEYFVPFFAEAGYPSYALSFRGHGKSEGQIEGTTLSDYLQDIRQVAEQLPESPVLVGHSLGAFLALKYLEKYPIKGALLVSPTLPFPLYMRIPGTILGKPFRFLMKNRKVPAPKSTETVRRMFFSQQLPEEQLQHYASQMCDGSMLGFMGLLWEKSPKPALVKQVPVLFQINATDTMRKFMPDDKFAQLYGAERQVYYGTAHNMMLETNWREIAEDGLNWLKKHFPQR, from the coding sequence ATGAAACTGGAAATTATCTCGCAAATTCCTGAAAATCCCAAGAGTCCGCCGCTTCTCTTTATACATGGTGCAATGCATGGCGCATGGTGCTGGTCGGAATATTTCGTGCCTTTTTTTGCAGAGGCAGGCTATCCGTCGTATGCTTTGAGCTTTCGCGGGCATGGAAAAAGTGAAGGTCAAATCGAAGGTACTACCCTGTCCGATTACTTACAGGACATTCGACAAGTAGCGGAACAATTGCCAGAATCTCCGGTGCTGGTTGGGCATTCGCTAGGCGCATTCCTAGCCTTAAAATATTTGGAGAAATACCCTATAAAAGGGGCATTATTGGTGTCTCCTACCTTGCCCTTTCCGCTTTACATGCGTATTCCCGGAACAATCTTGGGAAAGCCGTTTCGCTTCTTGATGAAGAACCGCAAAGTTCCTGCTCCTAAAAGCACAGAGACAGTACGGCGCATGTTTTTTTCGCAGCAATTGCCGGAAGAACAGTTGCAACACTATGCCAGCCAGATGTGTGACGGTTCTATGCTCGGCTTTATGGGGCTACTTTGGGAAAAATCCCCGAAGCCTGCGCTGGTAAAGCAAGTCCCGGTGCTATTTCAAATTAACGCCACCGATACAATGCGGAAATTTATGCCGGATGATAAATTTGCCCAACTCTATGGCGCAGAACGCCAAGTGTATTATGGTACTGCGCATAATATGATGCTGGAAACCAATTGGCGCGAAATAGCCGAAGATGGACTGAACTGGCTCAAAAAACACTTTCCACAGCGTTAG
- the lepA gene encoding translation elongation factor 4: MTDQRLIRNFCIIAHIDHGKSTLADRLLEITGTVTQREMKEQLLDSMDLEREKGITIKARAVQMHYKAHDGQEFELNLIDTPGHVDFSYEVSRSLSACEGALLVVDASQGIEAQTLANLYLAVEHGLEIIPVVNKIDLPAAQPEVVIAEIEKVIGIRGEECIRASAKTGLGVDEILEAIVYRIPPPKGDFDKPLRALIFDSHFDSYKGVIAYVRLMDGVLKSRDVVKMMSNGKTAEVLEIGVFRPVMTPLPEITAGETGYIATGLKVVGDCQVGDTITLYSNPAETALPGYRPAKPMVFAGIYPISSDDYTNLREALDKLQLNDASLIFQPETSAALGFGFRVGFLGLLHMEIIKERLEREYNLELLITAPSVEYHVMKNNGEVLLVDNPSDFPNAGEIMEIEEPWMTIHIITPTRYIGQIMELVTNRRGEYKKMDYLDETRVLLDYDMPLGELIVDFYDQLKSRTKGYASLDYIFGTYKVADLVKLDILVNGTPVDALSLITHRDKAFSQGRVLTQKLRGLIPRQLFEVPIQAAIGSKVVARETISANRKNVLAKCYGGDITRKRKLLEKQKEGKARMKMVGNVEIPQEAFMAVLSLEDEREKK; the protein is encoded by the coding sequence TTGACTGACCAACGTTTAATCCGAAACTTTTGCATAATTGCCCATATCGATCACGGCAAATCCACACTGGCAGACCGCTTGCTGGAAATAACCGGCACGGTTACGCAGCGTGAGATGAAAGAACAATTGCTGGATAGCATGGATCTCGAACGTGAGAAGGGGATCACTATCAAAGCACGTGCTGTACAAATGCATTACAAGGCACATGATGGTCAGGAGTTTGAACTGAACCTGATTGATACTCCCGGTCATGTGGATTTCAGTTATGAAGTGAGCCGCAGCCTCAGCGCCTGTGAAGGAGCTTTACTGGTAGTGGATGCCTCGCAAGGTATCGAGGCACAAACACTGGCGAACCTGTATCTAGCAGTTGAACATGGACTTGAAATTATCCCAGTGGTCAATAAAATTGACCTTCCTGCTGCCCAACCTGAAGTAGTAATTGCCGAAATAGAAAAAGTTATCGGTATTCGGGGAGAAGAATGTATTCGTGCTTCCGCCAAAACCGGGCTTGGCGTAGATGAAATCCTTGAAGCGATTGTTTATCGCATCCCACCCCCTAAAGGTGACTTTGACAAACCCTTACGCGCGCTGATTTTTGATAGCCATTTTGACTCCTATAAAGGGGTGATTGCTTACGTCCGGTTGATGGATGGCGTATTGAAATCGCGTGACGTTGTTAAAATGATGTCGAACGGCAAAACCGCCGAGGTGCTGGAAATCGGTGTTTTCCGCCCGGTTATGACTCCGCTACCTGAAATTACCGCAGGCGAAACCGGTTATATTGCTACCGGCTTGAAAGTAGTGGGGGATTGCCAAGTAGGCGATACCATTACCCTTTATTCAAATCCTGCGGAAACGGCATTACCAGGGTATCGCCCTGCCAAGCCGATGGTTTTTGCTGGTATTTATCCTATAAGCTCGGATGACTACACCAACCTACGAGAAGCGCTAGACAAATTACAACTGAATGATGCTTCCCTGATATTCCAGCCTGAAACCTCCGCCGCGCTAGGTTTCGGTTTCCGCGTAGGCTTTCTAGGTCTGCTTCATATGGAAATTATTAAAGAACGCTTGGAGCGGGAATATAACTTAGAATTGCTTATCACTGCGCCAAGCGTGGAATACCACGTTATGAAGAATAACGGTGAAGTATTGCTGGTAGATAATCCAAGCGATTTCCCAAATGCGGGTGAGATTATGGAAATCGAAGAACCCTGGATGACTATCCACATAATTACACCAACGCGCTATATCGGGCAGATTATGGAACTGGTTACTAATCGGCGCGGTGAGTACAAAAAGATGGATTATTTGGATGAAACCAGAGTGTTGCTGGATTATGATATGCCATTGGGCGAACTCATCGTGGATTTTTACGACCAGCTAAAATCGCGCACTAAGGGTTATGCTTCACTTGATTACATCTTTGGCACTTACAAGGTTGCAGATTTGGTTAAGCTGGATATTCTGGTGAACGGAACCCCGGTTGATGCGCTTTCGCTTATTACCCACCGCGATAAAGCTTTCTCACAGGGGCGCGTCCTTACTCAAAAGCTGCGCGGCTTAATTCCACGCCAATTATTTGAAGTGCCGATTCAAGCAGCGATTGGCTCAAAAGTTGTGGCACGCGAAACCATTAGCGCGAATCGCAAGAACGTGCTGGCTAAATGTTATGGCGGTGATATAACCCGCAAGCGCAAATTGCTGGAAAAGCAAAAAGAAGGTAAAGCCCGCATGAAGATGGTGGGCAATGTAGAAATACCACAGGAAGCTTTTATGGCAGTGTTGAGTCTTGAAGATGAACGCGAAAAAAAATAG
- a CDS encoding dienelactone hydrolase family protein encodes MAVIRTYTAYYQMDGGEIPAFIARIDDDQARPGIVLIQEWWGIEPHIKDLAQKLAVEGFVVAVPDLYHGQVATEPDDATKLMMALDVERAIYEIQSTINGLKNMQGVEPKKVGIMGFCMGGMLTFKVVERSHDLAVAISFYGVMHEPTYESVANVQAPVMAFFGALDNYTPPEYIQRIYDTYTNAGKDYQQYVYQNAGHAFLNPTHGAGVEEAARDAWPKAVDFLKTNLMQN; translated from the coding sequence ATGGCTGTAATTCGCACTTATACCGCGTATTACCAAATGGATGGTGGTGAAATACCTGCTTTTATAGCTCGAATAGATGATGATCAAGCTCGTCCCGGAATAGTCCTTATTCAGGAGTGGTGGGGCATCGAGCCACACATCAAAGACTTAGCTCAAAAGCTGGCAGTAGAAGGTTTTGTTGTGGCAGTACCCGATCTCTATCACGGGCAAGTTGCTACTGAGCCAGATGATGCGACTAAACTAATGATGGCTTTAGATGTAGAACGCGCCATTTATGAGATTCAGTCAACTATAAATGGCTTGAAAAACATGCAGGGAGTAGAACCGAAAAAAGTCGGAATAATGGGCTTTTGCATGGGCGGCATGCTCACCTTTAAAGTGGTAGAACGCAGCCACGACTTGGCAGTTGCAATTTCTTTCTACGGTGTTATGCACGAACCCACATACGAATCGGTGGCAAATGTACAGGCTCCGGTGATGGCTTTTTTTGGAGCGTTGGATAATTATACTCCGCCGGAATACATCCAGCGTATTTATGATACTTATACAAATGCTGGAAAAGATTATCAACAATACGTTTACCAAAATGCCGGACATGCTTTTCTGAACCCTACGCATGGTGCAGGGGTTGAGGAGGCGGCGCGTGATGCATGGCCTAAAGCAGTAGATTTCCTAAAAACCAATTTGATGCAAAACTAA
- the typA gene encoding translational GTPase TypA codes for MQHKLREDIRNVAIIAHVDHGKTTLVDGMLKQSNIFRKNETVGNLIMDSNELEREKGITILAKNTAIIYKNVKINIIDTPGHADFGGEVERVLNMADGCLLLVDAVDGPMPQTRFVLSKAFEIGLKPIVVINKLDRPNARPAVILEMTQDLFLDLATDAEQLDFPVVYAIAREGKAALDPEKVISAPDISALFDTILKYVPAPMVEENAHFQMLVTSLDYNNHLGRIGVGRIMRGQVKAGETVSRIDREGVISRAKISSLFTFQGLGKIEIEEASAGDLIAFSGISDISIGETIADAENPDALPPIAVEEPTLQLTFGVNTSPFGGREGTYSTSRQLRDRLYRELQTNIALRVQDTDSADVFLVSGRGELHLSILIETMRREGYEFQVSRPEVISKEINGHKMEPVEHLILDVEEEYEGPVIEQLGRRRAQMMKYDPDGKGRVRIEFSIPTRGLIGFRNLFLTLTRGGGVIASLFTGYEPWYGDIGQVRNGVLVASEDGMATSYGLANAQERGQTFVEPGTHVYEGMIIGLYSRESDLPVNVAKEKKLTNIRSSTSDIGVRLTPPIILSLEQSLDFIESDELVEVTPKTIRLRKRILNHGDRVKLLKHN; via the coding sequence GTGCAACACAAACTTCGTGAAGACATTCGAAATGTAGCCATTATCGCGCACGTAGATCATGGTAAAACCACCCTAGTGGATGGCATGCTTAAGCAGAGCAACATATTCCGCAAGAATGAGACGGTGGGCAACCTGATAATGGACTCGAATGAGTTGGAGCGGGAAAAAGGCATTACCATTCTTGCCAAGAATACCGCAATTATTTATAAGAATGTAAAAATTAACATTATTGACACTCCCGGTCACGCCGATTTCGGCGGTGAGGTAGAACGGGTACTCAATATGGCGGATGGCTGTTTGCTGCTGGTGGATGCGGTGGATGGACCAATGCCCCAGACTCGTTTTGTTTTAAGCAAAGCCTTTGAGATTGGCTTGAAACCAATTGTAGTTATCAACAAACTAGACCGTCCTAACGCCCGCCCTGCCGTAATTCTCGAAATGACTCAAGACCTTTTCCTTGATCTTGCTACGGATGCAGAGCAATTGGACTTCCCGGTTGTTTACGCAATCGCCCGTGAAGGTAAGGCAGCCCTTGACCCTGAAAAAGTAATAAGCGCCCCCGACATTTCGGCGCTCTTCGATACCATTTTGAAATATGTACCTGCGCCAATGGTTGAAGAAAATGCGCATTTCCAAATGCTCGTAACCAGCCTCGATTACAACAATCACCTCGGTCGTATCGGAGTGGGACGTATTATGCGAGGTCAGGTGAAAGCGGGCGAAACAGTCAGCCGAATAGACCGAGAAGGGGTTATTTCCCGCGCAAAAATATCCAGCCTGTTCACATTTCAAGGGTTGGGTAAAATCGAAATAGAGGAAGCCAGCGCCGGAGATTTGATTGCCTTCAGCGGCATTAGCGACATCAGCATCGGTGAAACAATTGCAGATGCTGAGAACCCTGACGCGCTTCCACCTATTGCAGTGGAAGAACCGACTCTCCAACTAACCTTTGGTGTGAATACTTCGCCCTTTGGTGGGCGCGAAGGTACTTATAGCACCAGCCGTCAGTTGCGTGACCGCCTCTATCGCGAACTGCAAACCAATATCGCCTTGCGAGTACAAGATACCGATAGCGCTGATGTATTTCTCGTATCGGGTCGTGGTGAATTACACCTTTCGATTCTGATTGAAACGATGCGCCGCGAGGGGTACGAGTTTCAGGTATCCCGTCCCGAAGTAATTTCCAAAGAAATCAACGGGCATAAGATGGAACCTGTAGAGCATCTTATCCTCGATGTGGAAGAGGAATACGAAGGGCCTGTAATCGAACAATTGGGACGAAGACGCGCCCAAATGATGAAATACGACCCGGACGGTAAAGGACGTGTCAGAATTGAATTTAGTATTCCTACCCGCGGTTTGATCGGTTTCCGCAATCTCTTTCTGACTTTGACTCGTGGCGGTGGTGTTATAGCCAGTCTCTTTACCGGATACGAACCTTGGTATGGTGACATCGGACAGGTTCGTAATGGTGTATTGGTTGCCAGCGAAGATGGCATGGCTACTTCCTACGGATTGGCAAATGCGCAAGAACGCGGTCAAACTTTTGTTGAACCGGGCACGCATGTTTATGAAGGTATGATTATCGGCTTGTACAGTCGCGAGTCGGATTTGCCGGTGAATGTGGCAAAAGAGAAGAAGCTAACCAACATTCGTAGCTCAACCTCGGATATTGGGGTAAGGCTTACTCCTCCGATTATTCTCAGCTTGGAGCAATCGCTGGATTTCATCGAAAGTGATGAACTGGTAGAAGTAACGCCAAAGACTATCCGTTTACGTAAGCGTATATTGAATCACGGTGATCGCGTCAAGCTATTGAAACATAATTAG
- a CDS encoding GNAT family N-acetyltransferase — protein MILKAYESSQQDAVLRLWENSGLNTLFPANGHLWKINVENNLAFKSEDFWGAWNQQGKLLGFVLTRRFRDITTPSIMEERYGKTGWISLLLVEESSRRQGIGTGLLEKAHAVLSDVKSIRLGGDFNHFFPGVPEGESLGFFSNKGYTFNQELINDLSLDLDNWELSEQPISIMGGDYFFTQGKAGEEESILDFIGLPSNGFSPRWRYDLERIFKKGYSPENVTLIKGQSGKIEGFLQTWELKEVIECALSRPTIFWAMHEKPMEKHGSIGPLGINSTIRGGGIGLALVAAGTAYLKKRGVTFVTIDWTALTTFYSKLGYHPWRSYRIGYKNL, from the coding sequence TTGATTCTCAAAGCTTACGAATCTTCTCAGCAAGATGCCGTCTTAAGGCTGTGGGAGAATAGCGGACTAAATACCCTATTTCCTGCGAACGGTCATTTGTGGAAAATAAATGTCGAAAATAACCTTGCTTTCAAATCAGAGGATTTTTGGGGAGCATGGAATCAGCAAGGTAAATTGCTCGGTTTTGTCTTAACTCGACGCTTCCGAGATATAACTACACCCTCTATTATGGAAGAACGCTATGGAAAAACAGGCTGGATAAGTCTATTGCTGGTCGAAGAAAGTAGTCGAAGACAGGGCATCGGTACAGGGTTGCTTGAAAAAGCGCATGCGGTACTATCAGATGTTAAATCTATTAGATTGGGTGGGGATTTTAACCACTTTTTCCCGGGTGTTCCAGAAGGGGAATCATTGGGTTTTTTTTCAAATAAAGGCTATACTTTTAATCAAGAATTAATAAATGACCTTTCTTTAGATTTGGATAATTGGGAATTATCCGAACAACCCATTTCAATTATGGGCGGAGATTATTTTTTTACGCAGGGTAAGGCTGGAGAAGAGGAATCGATTCTGGATTTTATAGGATTACCCTCTAACGGGTTTTCTCCACGTTGGCGTTATGACCTTGAGCGAATATTCAAGAAGGGCTACAGCCCGGAAAATGTAACCCTTATAAAAGGTCAAAGTGGTAAGATCGAGGGTTTTTTACAAACTTGGGAGTTAAAAGAAGTAATTGAATGTGCATTGTCACGTCCGACAATATTCTGGGCAATGCATGAAAAACCTATGGAAAAACATGGTAGCATTGGTCCGCTAGGTATAAATAGCACCATAAGAGGTGGAGGAATAGGGCTTGCTCTAGTTGCTGCAGGGACAGCATATCTTAAAAAAAGAGGAGTTACATTTGTTACGATTGATTGGACAGCTTTAACTACTTTTTATTCAAAGCTAGGCTATCACCCATGGCGAAGTTACAGAATTGGATATAAGAATTTATGA
- a CDS encoding alpha/beta hydrolase → MNDEVNSVPDISGTELIQGIMTYRLRSATENTSSGKHPLLIMLHGRGANEGDIYELVPFIRRNIIIAAPRAPELFDNNPRGAYRWFAWTPNQEIGIEQFVNTAKKLAELVTELTFKYPVDSSKIYFGGMSQGAAMACLMSLLKPTRVKGVIAHSGFLPYHPELTKLYRNAKGKPYFFAHGTEDNVVSIERSRHVANAFSKAGARIVYNEYPMAHTTSIESRHDLADWLHNEVK, encoded by the coding sequence ATGAACGATGAGGTTAATAGCGTTCCTGATATTAGCGGCACCGAGTTAATCCAAGGGATAATGACCTATCGCTTACGTTCGGCAACTGAGAATACTTCCAGTGGTAAACACCCTTTATTAATTATGCTTCATGGGCGAGGTGCGAATGAAGGAGATATTTATGAATTAGTACCCTTTATCCGCCGCAATATTATAATTGCTGCTCCCCGCGCTCCAGAGCTTTTCGACAATAATCCACGTGGTGCATATAGATGGTTCGCTTGGACTCCTAATCAAGAAATCGGCATTGAGCAATTTGTAAATACAGCCAAAAAGCTTGCTGAACTGGTAACCGAATTAACCTTTAAATATCCAGTAGATAGTTCAAAAATTTATTTTGGGGGCATGAGCCAGGGCGCTGCTATGGCATGTCTTATGTCATTGCTAAAACCAACTCGGGTAAAAGGAGTTATAGCCCATAGTGGATTCTTACCGTATCACCCGGAATTAACTAAATTATATAGAAATGCAAAGGGCAAGCCCTATTTCTTTGCACATGGAACCGAAGATAATGTGGTTTCTATTGAGCGAAGTCGGCATGTAGCAAATGCTTTTTCAAAAGCAGGGGCACGAATCGTTTATAACGAATACCCGATGGCACATACAACTAGCATTGAAAGTAGACATGATTTAGCCGACTGGCTACACAACGAAGTTAAGTAG
- the cobT gene encoding nicotinate-nucleotide--dimethylbenzimidazole phosphoribosyltransferase, translated as MEESLKREIEATLAAIRPMNKEAMAVVRSRQDRLTKPAGSLGRLEEITVKLAGITGNPRPRVDRKCIVLMAGDHGVVSEGVSAYPSEVTPQMVFNFLQGGAAINVLARQVGARVVVADLGVASDLPEHSGLLNRKIGYGTRNMMIGPAMTKLEALKAVLTGIEIARQEAEKGMDVVGTGDMGIGNTTPSSAIVATFTGLPVSMVTGRGTGLDDSGLSRKISVIERSIEINQPDKSDPLDVLAKVGGFEIAGLTGLIFGAAAAHIPIVVDGFISTAAALIATEWYPPVCDYLISAHNSVEIGHRAMLEHMELSPLLNLNLRLGEGTGAAIAMSVIEAATRTLAEMATFDEAGVSESESKLEITQ; from the coding sequence ATGGAAGAGAGCTTGAAACGAGAAATTGAAGCAACTTTAGCCGCTATTAGGCCTATGAATAAAGAGGCAATGGCGGTGGTACGCTCCAGACAGGATCGCCTCACTAAACCAGCGGGTAGCCTTGGGAGACTCGAAGAAATTACTGTGAAACTCGCCGGCATCACCGGAAACCCTCGCCCTAGAGTTGATAGGAAGTGCATAGTATTAATGGCAGGCGACCATGGTGTGGTGAGTGAAGGCGTAAGCGCGTATCCTTCTGAAGTCACCCCTCAAATGGTGTTTAATTTCCTTCAGGGCGGCGCAGCAATCAATGTACTGGCGCGTCAGGTTGGGGCAAGAGTAGTAGTAGCAGATTTGGGAGTAGCCAGCGATTTACCGGAGCATTCCGGCCTATTAAACCGCAAAATCGGATATGGCACTCGTAATATGATGATTGGTCCGGCTATGACTAAGCTCGAAGCCCTAAAGGCAGTACTGACTGGAATTGAAATAGCCCGTCAAGAAGCTGAGAAGGGGATGGATGTGGTCGGAACTGGCGATATGGGCATCGGTAATACCACTCCCAGTAGCGCCATTGTAGCCACTTTTACCGGACTCCCCGTAAGTATGGTTACAGGACGCGGTACCGGTTTGGATGATTCCGGTTTATCGCGTAAAATAAGTGTTATCGAACGTTCTATTGAAATCAATCAACCAGATAAATCCGACCCGCTAGATGTTTTAGCCAAAGTGGGAGGGTTTGAAATCGCCGGGTTGACCGGGTTGATTTTTGGGGCAGCAGCAGCACATATACCAATTGTTGTGGATGGTTTTATTAGTACCGCTGCCGCTTTGATTGCTACCGAATGGTATCCACCAGTGTGTGACTATTTAATCTCTGCTCATAACTCGGTTGAAATTGGACACCGGGCAATGCTGGAACATATGGAGTTAAGCCCCTTGTTAAATCTTAACCTACGGTTGGGTGAAGGTACTGGGGCAGCAATTGCCATGAGCGTGATTGAGGCTGCCACAAGGACACTGGCTGAAATGGCTACCTTCGATGAAGCAGGCGTTTCAGAGTCTGAAAGTAAGTTAGAAATCACTCAATAA